The following coding sequences are from one Primulina eburnea isolate SZY01 chromosome 15, ASM2296580v1, whole genome shotgun sequence window:
- the LOC140815526 gene encoding probable E3 ubiquitin-protein ligase XERICO codes for MAISSYPNPADAGVLCIILANTAISISIFKEIVCSILHVIGIHIKSWEELSVEPSDSSEYCARPSESYMEEFRSRTPAMRYDSIFLANSPKQECSICLTALEPTSEVNRLSCGHIFHKLCLEKWLKYWNATCPLCRNYLIPQEMEEYDYPM; via the coding sequence ATGGCTATATCATCTTATCCTAATCCAGCCGATGCCGGAGTCCTCTGTATAATCCTGGCAAACACAGCAATATCCATCTCCATTTTCAAAGAAATTGTTTGCTCAATACTTCATGTGATCGGCATTCATATTAAATCATGGGAAGAATTATCGGTCGAGCCCTCTGATTCATCTGAATACTGTGCGAGACCCTCAGAATCGTACATGGAGGAGTTCAGAAGCCGAACACCAGCAATGCGGTATGATTCAATTTTCTTAGCCAACAGCCCCAAACAAGAATGCTCAATCTGCCTAACTGCACTTGAGCCAACTTCAGAGGTTAATCGCCTTTCTTGTGGCCACATTTTCCACAAGTTGTGCCTTGAGAAGTGGTTGAAGTACTGGAACGCAACATGTCCTCTTTGCCGGAATTATCTGATACCTCAAGAAATGGAAGAATATGATTACCCCATGTGA